One stretch of Aeromicrobium fastidiosum DNA includes these proteins:
- a CDS encoding MBL fold metallo-hydrolase yields MKLTVVGCAGSFAGPDSSASCYLVEAPFEGRTYRLLIDLGSGAFGPLQRHSTIRDIDAIALSHLHADHCFDMSGFYVVSRYHPEGAFDQIPVHAPEGAGDFLVAAYGEEERAGMVQQFAFAPWQDGGTVQLGPFTVTSVLVNHPVPAYAMRIATDTHVLAYSGDTGPTDALDDLVDGVDLFLCEASFVESGDNPPNLHLTGAEAGHYATVGAVGRLLVTHIPTWTDRDEVASDVRTTWDGPFDIVTAGATYEL; encoded by the coding sequence GTGAAGCTCACGGTCGTCGGCTGCGCCGGGTCGTTCGCCGGCCCCGACTCGTCCGCCAGCTGCTACCTCGTGGAGGCACCCTTCGAGGGTCGCACCTACCGACTGCTGATCGATCTCGGCAGCGGCGCGTTCGGCCCGCTGCAGCGGCACAGCACGATCCGCGACATCGACGCGATCGCGCTGTCGCACCTGCACGCCGATCACTGCTTCGACATGTCGGGCTTCTACGTCGTCAGCCGCTACCACCCCGAAGGCGCGTTCGACCAGATCCCCGTGCACGCTCCGGAGGGTGCCGGTGACTTCCTCGTCGCCGCCTACGGCGAGGAGGAGCGTGCCGGCATGGTCCAGCAGTTCGCGTTCGCGCCGTGGCAGGACGGCGGCACGGTGCAGCTCGGCCCGTTCACCGTGACGTCCGTGCTGGTCAACCACCCCGTGCCGGCCTATGCGATGCGCATCGCGACCGACACCCACGTGCTGGCCTACTCCGGCGACACGGGTCCGACCGATGCGCTCGACGATCTCGTCGACGGCGTCGACCTGTTCCTGTGCGAGGCGTCGTTCGTCGAGTCGGGCGACAACCCGCCCAACCTGCACCTGACGGGGGCCGAAGCCGGCCACTACGCGACGGTCGGGGCGGTCGGACGCCTGCTGGTCACGCACATCCCCACCTGGACCGACCGCGACGAGGTCGCGTCGGACGTCCGGACGACGTGGGACGGGCCGTTCGACATCGTCACGGCCGGGGCGACGTACGAGCTCTGA
- the rph gene encoding ribonuclease PH, producing the protein MTREDGRAADELRPVTITRNWLDHAQGSCLIEFGKTKVLCAASASEGVPRWRKGSGLGWVTAEYAMLPQATHDRSARESVKGRIGGRTHEISRLVGRSLRMAIDYKALGENTITIDCDVLQADGGTRTAAITGAYVALHDAVEHLRAKGALVGEPLVESVAAISVGIIDGVPLLDLPYVEDVRAETDMNVVMTGSGKFVEVQGTAEGAPFDKAELDALLELAAKGCVDLTRLQTEALGL; encoded by the coding sequence ATGACCCGTGAAGACGGCCGCGCCGCCGACGAGCTCCGCCCCGTGACCATCACCCGCAACTGGCTCGACCACGCCCAGGGCTCCTGCCTGATCGAGTTCGGCAAGACCAAGGTGCTGTGCGCCGCGAGCGCCAGCGAGGGCGTGCCGCGCTGGCGCAAGGGATCGGGACTCGGCTGGGTCACAGCCGAGTACGCGATGCTGCCGCAGGCGACGCACGACCGCTCGGCCCGTGAGTCCGTCAAGGGACGCATCGGTGGCCGCACGCACGAGATCTCGCGTCTGGTGGGCCGTTCGCTGCGCATGGCGATCGACTACAAGGCGCTCGGCGAGAACACCATCACGATCGACTGCGACGTGCTGCAGGCCGATGGCGGCACCCGCACCGCCGCGATCACGGGCGCCTACGTGGCCCTGCACGACGCGGTCGAGCACCTGCGCGCCAAGGGCGCCCTGGTGGGTGAGCCGCTCGTCGAGTCGGTCGCCGCGATCAGCGTCGGCATCATCGACGGCGTGCCGCTGCTCGACCTGCCCTACGTCGAGGACGTCCGCGCCGAGACCGACATGAACGTCGTCATGACCGGCTCGGGCAAGTTCGTCGAGGTGCAGGGCACCGCCGAGGGCGCGCCCTTCGACAAGGCCGAGCTCGACGCCCTGCTCGAGCTCGCCGCCAAGGGTTGCGTCGACCTGACCCGCCTGCAGACCGAGGCGCTGGGGCTGTGA
- a CDS encoding non-canonical purine NTP pyrophosphatase, producing the protein MTAGPRVVLASNNAKKLAELRRILEPLVPGVEVLGLADFPTYDEPAETEPTFEGNALIKARACLAVTGLPSLADDSGLCVDALNGMPGVLSARWSGVPKSEGGDAANNRLLLNQLSEVPAERRTAQFRCVMALCTPDGGEIVQAGEMPGRVLAAEHGGGGFGYDPLFAADGYDVSTAELPPAEKDCISHRGKALVAMAPAIVVALT; encoded by the coding sequence GTGACGGCAGGCCCCCGCGTCGTCCTGGCGTCCAACAACGCCAAGAAGCTCGCCGAGCTGCGCCGCATCCTCGAGCCGCTCGTGCCGGGCGTCGAGGTGCTGGGGCTCGCCGACTTCCCGACGTACGACGAGCCGGCCGAGACCGAGCCGACGTTCGAGGGCAATGCCCTGATCAAGGCGCGCGCGTGTCTCGCGGTGACGGGGCTGCCGTCGCTCGCCGACGACTCCGGGCTGTGCGTCGACGCCCTCAACGGCATGCCTGGCGTGCTGTCGGCCCGGTGGTCTGGCGTGCCCAAGAGCGAGGGCGGCGACGCGGCCAACAATCGGCTGCTGCTGAACCAGCTGTCCGAGGTGCCCGCCGAGCGGCGCACCGCGCAGTTCCGGTGCGTCATGGCGCTCTGCACCCCCGACGGCGGCGAGATCGTGCAGGCCGGCGAGATGCCCGGTCGGGTCCTGGCCGCCGAGCACGGCGGCGGAGGGTTCGGCTACGACCCGCTGTTCGCCGCCGACGGGTACGACGTGTCGACGGCCGAGCTGCCGCCGGCCGAGAAGGACTGCATCAGCCACCGCGGCAAGGCGCTCGTCGCGATGGCACCCGCGATCGTCGTTGCTCTGACCTGA
- a CDS encoding SGNH/GDSL hydrolase family protein has translation MTTPRRSARRSLLVALVIALTIGPFVAWQGAQGNGSRPVSTLAPHGIVVVGDSITARYDDEPGSPDQGWWSVTGRRFDADVRTYAQSGSGYLRPGHVCTGNRFIDRPDAFTGRAPSILIVEGGRNDWARCVDGTFVPSTDAELRHAVSTYLGVLTTYLPTSTRIVVLAPPWGPLDRAEGVRVTGIIRDEARTHGLQFVSMRGALTADRVVDGVHPNRDGSLAIARRVIRALEQPALPR, from the coding sequence ATGACGACACCTCGCAGGTCTGCTCGCAGATCGCTCCTCGTCGCGCTCGTGATCGCCTTGACGATCGGCCCCTTCGTGGCCTGGCAGGGCGCACAGGGCAACGGCTCGCGGCCCGTCTCGACGCTCGCGCCGCACGGCATCGTCGTGGTCGGCGACTCGATCACCGCCCGCTACGACGACGAGCCCGGCAGTCCCGACCAGGGCTGGTGGAGCGTCACCGGACGTCGTTTCGACGCCGACGTCCGCACCTACGCGCAGTCGGGCTCGGGCTACCTGCGTCCCGGGCACGTCTGCACCGGCAACCGCTTCATCGACCGTCCGGACGCCTTCACGGGCCGCGCCCCGTCGATCCTGATCGTCGAGGGCGGGCGCAACGACTGGGCGCGCTGCGTCGACGGCACCTTCGTCCCGTCGACTGACGCCGAGCTGCGGCACGCCGTCAGCACCTACCTGGGCGTGCTCACGACCTACCTGCCCACCTCGACCCGCATCGTGGTGCTGGCGCCCCCGTGGGGGCCGCTCGACCGCGCCGAGGGCGTGCGGGTCACGGGCATCATCCGCGACGAGGCCCGCACGCACGGCCTGCAGTTCGTCAGCATGCGCGGGGCCCTGACCGCCGATCGCGTCGTCGACGGGGTGCACCCCAACCGTGACGGCAGCCTCGCGATCGCACGACGCGTCATCAGGGCCCTCGAGCAGCCCGCGCTGCCGCGCTAG
- a CDS encoding tRNA (cytidine(34)-2'-O)-methyltransferase, whose protein sequence is MFRILFHEPRIAGNTGAAIRLAAVTGTELHLVEPLGFDLSEAKLKRAGLDYHDLAVMTVHPDLDTALAALAPCRVFAFTAKGDELYTDIAYEPGDVLMFGAEPTGLPAEVLDDSRVTARVRLPMLPGLRSMNLANTASVAVFEAWRQQGFALPG, encoded by the coding sequence ATGTTCCGCATCCTGTTCCACGAGCCACGCATCGCCGGCAACACCGGTGCCGCGATCCGCCTGGCCGCCGTCACCGGCACCGAGCTGCACCTCGTCGAGCCGCTGGGCTTCGACCTGAGCGAGGCCAAGCTCAAACGTGCGGGGCTCGACTACCACGACCTCGCCGTCATGACGGTGCACCCCGATCTCGACACGGCTCTTGCAGCGCTCGCGCCGTGCCGGGTCTTCGCGTTCACCGCGAAGGGCGACGAGCTCTACACCGACATCGCCTACGAACCCGGCGACGTCCTGATGTTCGGGGCCGAGCCGACGGGCCTGCCCGCCGAGGTGCTCGACGACTCCCGGGTCACGGCCCGCGTCCGTCTGCCGATGCTGCCGGGGCTGCGCTCCATGAACCTCGCCAACACCGCCTCCGTCGCGGTCTTCGAGGCGTGGCGGCAGCAGGGCTTCGCGCTGCCCGGCTGA
- a CDS encoding benzoate/H(+) symporter BenE family transporter, translating to MEQQAAGGHEPGGLQQPISAGIIAVLVGYTSTFAVVLTGLRSVGATPAQAASGLLALCLTQAVGMVWLSRRHRIPLVLAWSTPGAALLAGTAPLDGGWPVAVGAFVAAGAAYVLTGLWPALGRLIGLIPAPIAQAMLAGVLLELCLAPITTLTDDPWGILPVVVVWLAGVRFFPRWAAPAAFVAAGVVIGVDMVRMGTTIALGDLVPRLSLTVPEWSWAALIGIALPLYVVTMASQNVPGFAIMKSLGYDVPWRSSLVTSGVATMLGAGAGGHTVNLAAISAALAGGPPAGPDPKKRWIAAQSGGWTYVVLAIASAALAALVAVAPVGVIATVAGLALLGTLAAALEGAVSERTGREAAVITFLVAASGITVLGIGSAFWALIAGLVVHVVLSPSTGRHR from the coding sequence ATGGAGCAGCAGGCGGCCGGCGGCCACGAACCCGGCGGCTTGCAGCAGCCGATCAGCGCGGGCATCATCGCGGTCCTGGTCGGCTACACCAGCACCTTCGCGGTCGTCCTGACCGGGCTGCGCTCGGTGGGCGCGACCCCCGCCCAGGCGGCGTCCGGCCTGCTGGCGCTGTGCCTGACGCAGGCGGTCGGCATGGTGTGGCTCAGCCGCCGCCACCGCATCCCACTGGTGCTGGCGTGGTCGACGCCCGGCGCGGCGCTGCTCGCCGGGACGGCTCCCCTCGACGGAGGCTGGCCCGTCGCGGTGGGTGCCTTCGTCGCGGCGGGTGCCGCCTACGTCCTGACCGGTCTGTGGCCCGCACTCGGACGGCTCATCGGTCTGATCCCGGCACCCATCGCGCAGGCGATGCTGGCCGGCGTCCTGCTCGAGCTGTGCCTGGCACCCATCACGACCCTGACCGACGATCCGTGGGGCATCCTGCCGGTCGTCGTCGTGTGGCTCGCGGGGGTGCGGTTCTTCCCGCGCTGGGCCGCCCCCGCGGCATTCGTGGCCGCGGGCGTCGTGATCGGCGTCGACATGGTCCGCATGGGCACCACGATCGCCCTCGGCGACCTGGTCCCGCGGCTGTCGCTGACGGTGCCGGAGTGGAGCTGGGCTGCGCTGATCGGCATCGCGCTGCCCCTGTACGTCGTGACGATGGCGTCGCAGAACGTGCCGGGCTTCGCGATCATGAAGTCGCTCGGCTACGACGTGCCGTGGCGCAGCTCGCTCGTCACCTCGGGCGTCGCGACGATGCTGGGCGCCGGTGCCGGTGGGCACACCGTCAACCTGGCGGCGATCAGCGCGGCGCTCGCCGGCGGGCCGCCTGCGGGTCCCGATCCGAAGAAGCGCTGGATCGCCGCGCAGTCGGGCGGCTGGACGTACGTCGTGCTCGCGATCGCCTCGGCCGCCCTGGCCGCGCTCGTCGCCGTCGCGCCCGTCGGCGTCATCGCGACGGTTGCCGGTCTGGCACTCCTCGGCACCCTGGCCGCCGCCCTCGAGGGGGCGGTGTCGGAGCGGACGGGACGCGAGGCCGCGGTCATCACGTTCCTCGTCGCCGCGTCGGGCATCACGGTGCTCGGCATCGGATCGGCCTTCTGGGCCCTGATCGCCGGGCTCGTCGTCCACGTCGTCCTGTCACCCTCGACCGGGAGGCACCGCTGA
- a CDS encoding SRPBCC family protein, with product MATPQRVHVVHTFTSDPATVVAKLSEHENLGPVFGAKIRRVRDGDTSRNGVGSTRSLKIGPLPAFHETTTVAEAPTLIEYKITKGSPLKGHWGRQILTPTADGGTQLDYTIGFDVAIPGAAPVVGKVLQVAISKGLPKLTP from the coding sequence ATGGCCACTCCCCAGCGCGTCCACGTCGTCCACACGTTCACGTCCGATCCCGCGACGGTGGTCGCCAAGCTGTCCGAGCACGAGAACCTCGGCCCGGTCTTCGGTGCCAAGATCAGGCGCGTCCGCGACGGCGACACGTCGCGCAACGGCGTCGGCTCGACCCGCAGCCTCAAGATCGGCCCCCTGCCGGCGTTCCACGAGACCACGACGGTCGCCGAGGCACCGACTCTCATCGAGTACAAGATCACCAAGGGCAGCCCGCTGAAGGGTCACTGGGGACGTCAGATCCTGACCCCGACGGCCGACGGCGGCACGCAGCTCGACTACACGATCGGTTTCGACGTGGCGATCCCCGGTGCTGCCCCGGTCGTCGGCAAGGTGCTGCAGGTGGCCATCTCCAAGGGTCTGCCCAAGCTCACGCCGTAG
- a CDS encoding GAF domain-containing protein, with protein sequence MADAVYRAPLRSRRDDVDHATAVEWALRSGVVGVGEAIDERAERRLERFAAIPDGAFVWTRHPGGAVHLGRIVGPWHRDDDGAAVDLVDVRACDWAVEPVDPSLVPSAVVQTFARGGRNLQQIHPGDVEARTAEVWELLGG encoded by the coding sequence ATGGCCGACGCCGTCTACCGCGCGCCCCTGCGGTCGCGCCGCGACGACGTCGACCACGCGACAGCCGTCGAGTGGGCCCTGCGGTCGGGCGTCGTCGGCGTGGGCGAGGCGATCGACGAGCGGGCGGAGCGCCGGCTCGAGCGGTTCGCGGCGATCCCCGACGGTGCCTTTGTCTGGACCAGGCACCCCGGCGGGGCGGTGCACCTCGGACGCATCGTCGGCCCGTGGCACCGCGACGACGACGGTGCCGCGGTCGACCTGGTCGACGTCCGGGCGTGCGACTGGGCCGTCGAGCCCGTCGACCCGTCGCTCGTCCCGTCGGCGGTCGTCCAGACGTTCGCCCGCGGCGGACGCAACCTCCAGCAGATCCATCCCGGCGACGTCGAGGCACGCACCGCCGAGGTCTGGGAGCTGCTCGGCGGCTGA
- a CDS encoding AIM24 family protein — MKSDLFAQANLEVQTAERFTLQNPRMLKVTLGAPVLATKGVMVAYQGQVTFEHKAAGSLGKLMKKVVTSEDNPLMTVAGQGEVFFADTAKNVFILNLEGDGISINGRNLLAFDASLEHDIRRVKGVGVAAGGLFNTVVNGTGQVALVADGDPMILDCSQQPTYVDINAAVCWSANLQPQIHNSMTMRSSLRGGSGEAFQYAFQGPGFVVVQPSEGPAYNQGGGGGNGGNVAAAAVGGGILGGILS, encoded by the coding sequence ATGAAGTCCGATCTCTTCGCCCAGGCCAACCTCGAGGTGCAGACCGCCGAGCGGTTCACGCTGCAGAACCCCCGCATGCTCAAGGTGACGCTGGGTGCTCCCGTGCTCGCCACCAAGGGCGTCATGGTCGCCTACCAGGGGCAGGTCACGTTCGAGCACAAGGCGGCCGGCAGCCTCGGCAAGCTCATGAAGAAGGTCGTCACGAGCGAGGACAACCCGCTGATGACGGTCGCCGGGCAGGGTGAGGTGTTCTTCGCCGACACCGCCAAGAACGTCTTCATCCTCAACCTCGAGGGCGACGGCATCTCGATCAACGGGCGCAACCTGCTGGCGTTCGACGCCTCGCTCGAGCACGACATCCGGCGCGTCAAGGGCGTCGGCGTGGCCGCGGGCGGCCTGTTCAACACTGTCGTCAACGGCACTGGCCAGGTCGCCCTGGTGGCCGACGGAGACCCCATGATCCTCGACTGCTCGCAGCAGCCCACGTACGTCGACATCAACGCGGCGGTGTGCTGGTCGGCCAACCTGCAGCCGCAGATCCACAACAGCATGACGATGCGGTCGTCGCTGCGCGGCGGCTCGGGCGAGGCCTTCCAGTACGCGTTCCAGGGCCCCGGCTTCGTGGTCGTCCAGCCGTCGGAGGGCCCGGCCTACAACCAGGGCGGTGGTGGGGGCAACGGCGGCAACGTCGCGGCCGCGGCGGTCGGCGGCGGCATCCTCGGCGGCATCCTGAGCTGA
- a CDS encoding putative quinol monooxygenase, producing the protein MIIINVRFHVLPEHADQFPELTREFTEATRAEPGNRWFLWSRSVEDPNEYVVLEAFDDDAAEAHVSSDHFKKATAEMPQWLSSTPQIINTVVPDDGWGLMGEMQVDGPA; encoded by the coding sequence ATGATCATCATCAACGTGCGCTTCCACGTGCTGCCCGAGCACGCCGACCAGTTCCCCGAGCTGACCCGCGAGTTCACCGAGGCCACCCGGGCCGAGCCCGGCAACCGGTGGTTCCTGTGGTCGCGCAGCGTCGAGGACCCCAACGAGTACGTCGTGCTGGAGGCGTTCGACGACGACGCCGCCGAGGCGCACGTGTCGTCCGATCACTTCAAGAAGGCCACGGCCGAGATGCCGCAGTGGCTGTCGTCGACCCCACAGATCATCAACACCGTGGTGCCCGACGACGGCTGGGGCCTGATGGGCGAGATGCAGGTCGACGGACCCGCCTGA
- a CDS encoding MGMT family protein, with protein MTSDESVLPLPGGGHADPPEHLSPFQQHVVDVVAALEPGELVTYGEVALEAGHPGAGQAVANVLRRVPGLPWWRVLPASGHLYRQHRDVATPLLLAEGHTIDESGRVHPGSGTG; from the coding sequence ATGACCAGCGACGAGTCCGTACTCCCGCTCCCCGGCGGCGGTCACGCCGATCCACCCGAGCACCTCAGCCCGTTCCAGCAGCACGTCGTCGACGTCGTCGCGGCGCTGGAGCCCGGCGAGCTCGTGACGTACGGCGAGGTGGCCCTGGAGGCCGGCCACCCCGGCGCCGGCCAGGCGGTCGCGAACGTCCTGCGCCGCGTGCCCGGTCTGCCGTGGTGGCGGGTGCTGCCCGCCAGCGGACACCTCTACCGCCAGCACCGGGACGTCGCGACGCCGCTGCTGCTCGCGGAGGGCCACACGATCGACGAGTCGGGGCGCGTCCATCCCGGATCCGGCACCGGCTGA